The stretch of DNA TTCAGATCAAGATTGCGAACTAACATTGGTGACTTCACAGGATatgatttacccatattgaatctgtGTAAGACTCTCTTAGTATATGTTGTTTGATGAACAAGAATCCCATCTTTCAAATGTTCAATTTGAAGACCAATACAAAACTTAGTTTTCCCTAAGTCTTTCATCTCAAATTCTTTCATCGATATTTTGCGGAATATCAAGTTCATCGTTTGTtccaatgatatttaaatcatcaaCATATCTTGCAATAATTGCAAAACCCTTTTCAGAACGTTTTATAAAAACACATGGACTGATTGGATCATTGACATATCCTTCCTTAAGAAGATATTCCTTAAGGCGATTATACCACATTCGCCCTGATTGTTTCAGTCCATATAAGGATTTTTTCAATTTTACACTGTATATTTCTTGTGGGTTTGAGTTATGGGAAAATGGTAACTTTATCCCATCCGAACTCGCATATATATTTCAGGTGTCAAGTGTTCCGTATAAATATGCAAAGAACTACATCCATTAAACGCATTTGCAATGATTGGAACACACGCTAAACTTGTTAAGAACCTTAATGTTGTTGCATCAACAACCGGAGAATATGTTTCATCATAATCTACTCCCGGTATTTGTGAAAAACCTTGTGCAACAAGTCTGGCTTTGTATCGTACAATTTCGTTATTTTCATTGCGTTTACGGACAAAAACCCATTTGTACCCAATCGGTTTTACACCTTTAGGTGTTTGGGTTCTGAGTCCAAAAACTTCTCGTTTTTCAAATGATTTTAATTCTGCCATCATTGCCGCTTTCCATTTTGGCCAATCATCTCTTTGTCGACATTCTTCAACAGATTTTGGCTCAATATCATCGTTATCAATGACAACTTCAATAAATATAAATGGGCAAAAATATCATCAATTTTTGTTATTTTTCTATCCCACTGTTTTCCTGTATATGCATAATTCATTGATATTTTTTGATTATCAATGCCTTCATGTTCTTTAGTAAGTACATGATTATCCCCTTCAATAAGGGTTTTAGTGGCATTTTCCACCTTTTGTACTTCATTTTCTTCTTGAACATGTAATGATTTCTTCATCGATGAGTGGGCATTCTTTTGGACTTTCTAGGTTTAAGATCTTTTGATCCAATCGGTCTACCACGTTTCTTACGAGTAGGTTCACATACCAATTGATTTCCCGATTGTTTTTGGGGAATCTGAATTCTTGACGGAGCATTTAACGCAGGTATATGTGACTTTGTCACTTGTTTTATATCTGTAAATGCATCTGGCAATTGGTTTGCTATGTTTTGAAGATGTATAATTTTATACACTTCTTGTTCACACATATTTGACTTAGGGTCTAGATAAGATAATGCTTTGACATCCCATATAATGTCCTTTTGACATGGAATCATCTTATCTCCCCCTAAACATGggaaatttatttcattaaaatgaCAATCATCAAACCTTGCAGTGAACAAGTCACCTATCATTGGCTCGAGATATCTTATGATTGATGGAGATTCATATCCAACATAAATTCCCACTTTTCGTTGTGGGCCCATCTTGGTACGATTGGGCGGGGCAATAGGAACATAAACGGCACATCCAAATGTTTTTAGATGTGCAATACTAGGTTCCTTTCCGACGACTAATTGCATCGGAGATAATACATGATTAGCAGTAGGCCGAAGCCGTAACAAGTTTGCTGCATGTAAAATAGCATGTCCCCAAGCAGAAGATGGAAGCTTACATTTCATCAATAATGGTCTAGCAATCCATTGTAATCTTTTAATTAATGATTCTGCTAACCCATTTTGTGTGTGAACATGAGCCACTGAATGTTCCACATCTATTCCGAGTGACATACAATAGTCATTGAATATTTTAGATGTGAACTCTCCAGCATTATCAAGCCTTATTTTCTTGATTGTATGGTCCGGAAATTGTGCCCTTAATCGAATGATTTGTGCCAACAATTTGGCAAAGGCAACATTTCTTGTGGATAATAAACTAACATGACACTATCGAGTAGATGCATCAATTAGCACCATAAAATATCGAAATGGTCCACATTGTGGGTTAATTGGTCCACAAATATCTCCTTGAATCCTCTTTAGAAACATAGGAGATTCAATTCCGACTTTAGTTTTGGAAGGCCTGATAATCAATTTGCCAAGTGAACAAGCCGTACAAGATTGTTCCTTAAACTGTGGAACTTTAACTTTAGTTAAAGGATGTCCAGTTGAGCTTTTGATAATTTTTATCATCATACTTGTTCCAGGGTGACCCAGTCGGTCATGCCATAAGGAATAAAGCTCTTGGTTGTCTGTTTTCACTTTAGACACCAAATTGATTTCAAATGGACGTATATAAGTATAATACAGTCCAGAAGAGTATCTTGACATTTTTTCAAGTATGTATTTCTTATCATTCTCTACTTTGGTAAGATacatatactccttatcatctgACTCAATGGTTTCTATATGATAACCATTTGTCCGTAAGTCTTTGAAACTTAATAAGTTTCTACGAGTTTTACTCGAATACGATGCATCATTTATTATGACTTGTGTCCCTTTTGGGAGCATTATACAAGCCTTTCCTGAGCCTTCAATTAATGTTACAACACCAAAGAATTGTGGTAACATTAGCCCTAATGGGCATTAGTTCAATAAAATAGGCTTTATTGCTCGAAATGCTATGAGTTGTGGCACCGTCAATCGTGGCATTGTTCTGCATTTCTTTGTTGAATTTCCATAtcttcaaaataaataaatatgaataaattaaataGTTATGAATAAATTAAACAGAGAAAGAAAATTCAGTTTTATTTATGATACATAATAAACATGGTAAAGGGAAATATTTTACAACTGTCAttatttattaacatattttttttttacataaaGTAAACTTAAGTTGATGGTCCGCAACCATTATCTATATCATCGATAAGATAATCAGACAAATCCAGACTTAGAACTGGAGATGTTTCTTTCACGAAGTTTGTTTCAACTTCTTTTCCTTTTCCCTTTTGGGAAGCTGTATAAAGGTCAACCAAATGTTTAGCAGTTCGACACTCTTTTGCCCAGTGTCCAGTAATACCACATTTGAAACACTTGGTGGTTTGATTTGGCTTTCCTTTATTAGGCGTAAACTTCTTTTTCCCCTTAAATTTGGGATTTAGGGGTTTGAAGTTCGGACGCCATTTTCCTTTCCCCTTATGAAAGGTGGTATTTCCCTTTTGAAATTTCGCCATGGTTGTCCAGTTTTAACAACATATGTTTCGGGAGGAGCAACGAGTCCTCCTGCCTTTTGTTATGATTGTGAAACATAACTTTCATATTTGCTTGACCATCCTTAAAATGGCAATTAGATCACAATATCGATTATAATGCCTTTCACGATATAATTCTTGTAAGACTGCATTATCGGCATGCATAGTTGATAGAGTTTTCTCTATCATGGCTGCATCAGTTGTTGCTTGTCCGCATAACCTTAATCGTGAAGTTATACGAAGCATAGCCGAGTCATAATCACTAACGAAGTGAAATCCTGGAATCGTATATTCATCCAAATCATCGAGCTTTCGGCCCAATAATTCTCTCCAAGCTTTCAAACCTTTGGCAGAGATTATCCCATAACTCTTTGGGATCCTCCACAAACAGAtattcaatttttaaattttcatgGAGATGATGCCTTAAGAACACTATTGCTTTTGCTTGTTCTTGTGAAGTAGAATTTTCATCTACTAAAATTGTATGCTCTAGTCCCTTGGCTTTTAAATTTGCTCTAGCATCCACCCTCCATTGAAGGTATTTTGTGCCATTATTATCAAGGATATCAAAGTCTCGTTTCGTCATATGTGCCATTTTCTGATTAACATATTTAACAATAAGTTAATAGTGATAAACTTAATTAGACGATATATGAAATTTACTTTACAAAAGTAATCACATGGAATGACAAGTCATAGTGGTCCGAGACGTCTGACCTTTACAAAAAGTCAAGAGTTCAAATCTTGATATAACAAAACTTATATGAATAAGATAAAAAGATACAGATCAAACCCTTTTATAGCGGTATGAGTTACTGTACATATATGGTATATAATATTGAAGTATAATATTTATACTCATTATAGACCCATATAAAACTTATGTCTTGTCATATTACCTTATAGAACAAATTTTGAAAGATAAATTTTGAACAATAAAAATGGCCAAACTCCATAAGATGTTACgtacaaaacaaaacaattaatACCCAAAAGAATTGTTTATGTATATGGTGGACCTATCACCTCCACTTTTCCTTAAAATATTGAATTGTTGCGAAAAACAAAAGTTTTAGGTGGTAGAGCACATGCTTTGAGTAGTGGGGTGGGTAGTAGACTAGTAGTATACTAGTACGCATGCTTTGAGGAAAAACCACAATTCCCTCACCTTTTGTCCTCTTCATGTTCCCCACcacctatatttttttttttttagtttttctcTATTACTCATAGCATTCTGAGCAATAAAGCCTATTTTATTGAACTAATGCCCATTAGGGCTAATGTTACCACAATTGCTGGTGTTGTAACATTAATTGAAGGCTCAGGAAAGGCTTGTATAATGCTCCCAAAAGGGACACAAGTCATAATAAATGATGCACTGTATTCGAGTAAAACTCGTAGAAACTTATTAAGTTTCAAAGACTTACGGACAAATGGTTATCATATAGAAACCATTGAGTcagatgataaggagtatatgtATCTTACCAAAGTAGAGAATGATAAGAAATACATACTTGAAAAAATGTCAAGATACTCTTCCGGGATCGTATTATACTTATATACGTCCATTTGAAATCAATTTGGTGTCTAAAGTGAAAACAGACAACCAAGAGCTTTATTCCTTATGGCATGACCGATCAGGGGTCACCCCGGAACAAGTATGATGATAAAAATTATCAAAAGCTCAATCGGACATCCTTTAACTAAAGTTAAAGTTCCACAATTTAAGGAACAATCTTGTACGGCTTGTTCACTTGGCAAATTGATTATCGTGCCTTCCAAAACTAAAGTCGGAATTGAATCTCCTATGTTTCTAGAGAGGATTCAAGGAGATATTTGTGGACCAATTAACCCACGATGTGGACCATTTCGATATTTTATGGTGCTAATTGATGCATCTACTCGATGGTGTCATGTTAGTTTATTATCCACAAGAAATGTTGCCTTTGCCAAATTGTTGGCACAAATCATTCGATTAAGGGCACAATTTCCGGACCATACAATCAAGAAAATAAGGCTTGATAATGCTGGAGAGTTCACATCTAAAATATTCAATGACTATTGTATGTCACTCGGAATAGATGTGGAACATTCAGTGGCTCATGTTCACACACAAAATGGGTTAGCAGAATCATTAATTAAAAGATTACAATGGATTGCTAGACCATTATTGATGAAATGTAAGCTTCCATCTTCGCTTGGGGACATGCTATTTTACATGCAAGAAACTTGTTACGGCTTGACCTCTTGCTAATCATGTATTATCTCCGATGCAATTAGTCGTCGGAAAGGAACCTAGTATTGCACATCTAAAAACATTTGGATGTGCCGTTTATGTTCCTATTGCCCCGCCCAATCGTACCAAGATGGGCCCACAACGAAAAGTGGGAATTTATGTTGGATATGAATCTCCATCAATCATAAGATATCTCGAGCCAATGACAGGTGACTTGTTCACTGCAAGGTTTGATGATTGtcattttaatgaaataaatttccCATGTTTAGGGGGAGATAAGATGATTCCATGTCAAAAGGACATTATATGGGATGCCAAAGCATTATCTTATCTAGACCCTAAGTCAAATATGTGTGAACAAGAAGTGTATAAAATTATACATCTTCAAAACATAGCAAACCAATTGCGATGCATTTACGGATATAAAACAAGTGACAAAGTCACATATACCTGCGTTAAATGCTCCGTCAAGAATTCAGATTCCCCAAAAACAATCGGGAAATCAATTGGTATGTGAACCTACTCGTAAGAAACGTGGTAGACCGATTGGATCAAAAGATCTTAAACCTAGAAAGTCCAAAAGAATGCCCACTACTGATGAAGAAATCATTACATGTTCTGAAGAAGAAAATGAAGTACAAAAGGTGGAAAATGCCACTAAAACCCTTATTGAAGGGGATAATCATGTACTTACTAAAGAACATGAAGGCATTGATAATCAAAAATATCAATGAATTATGCATATACAGAAAACAAAGGGATAGAAAAATAACAAAAATTGATGATATTTTTGCCCATTATATCGCTGTTGAAGTTGTCATTGATAACGATGATATTGAGCCAAAATCTGTTGAAGAATGTCGACAAAGAGATGATTGGCCAAAATGGAAAGCGGCAATGATGGCAGAAttaaaatcatttgaaaacgagaAGTTTTTGGACTGAACCCAAACACCTAAAGGTGTAAAACCAGTTGGGTACAAATGGGTTTTTGTCCGTAAACGCAATGAAAATAACGAAATTGTACGATACAAAGCCAGACTTGTTGCACAAGGTTTTTCACAAATACCGGGAGTAGATTATGATGAAACATATTCTCCGGTTGTTGATGCAACAACCTTAAGGTTCTTAACAAGTTTAGCTGTGTCTGAATCATTGCAAATGCGTTTAATGGATGTAGTTACTGCATATTTATACGGAACACTTGACACTGAAATATATATGCGAGTTCCGGATGGGATAAAGTTACCATTTTCCCATAACTCAAACCCACAAGAAATATACAGTGTAAAATTGAAAAAATCCTTATATGGACTGAAACAATCAGGGCGAATGTGGTATAATCGCCTTAAGGAATATCTTCTTAAGGAAGGATATGTCAATAATCCAATCACCCATGTGTTTTTATAAAACGTTAAAAAAGGGTTTTGCAATTATTGCAGTATATGttgatgatttaaatatcattggaACAAACGATGAACTTGATATTACTTTGCAAATATCGATGAAAGAATTTGAGATGAAAGACTTAGGGAAAACTAAGTTTTGTATTGGTCTTCAAATTGAACATTTGAAAGATGGGATTCTTGTTCATCAAACAACATATACTAAGAGAGTCTTACACAGATTcaatatgaataaattaaataGTTATGAATAAATTAAACAGAGAAAGAAAATTCAGTTTTATTTATGATACATAATAAACATGGTAAAGGGAAATATTTTACAACTGTCAttatttattaacatattttttttttacataaaGTAAACTTAAGTTGATGGTCCGCAACCATTATCTATATCATCGATAAGATAATCAGACAAATCCAGACTTAGAACTGGAGATGTTTCTTTCACGAAGTTTGTTTCAACTTCCTTTCCTTTTCCCTTTTGGGAAGTCGATAAAGGTCAACCAAATGTTTAGCGATTCGACACTCTTTTGCCCAAAGTGTCCAAGAATACCACATTTGAAACACTTGGTGGTTTGATTTGGCTTTCCTTTATTAGGCGTAAACTTCTTTTTCCCCTTAAATTTGGGATTTAGGGGTTTGAAGTTCGGACGCCATTTTCCTTTCCCCTTATGAAAGGTGGTATTTCCCTTTTGAAATTTCGCCATGGTTGTCCGTTTTAACAACATATGTTTCAGGAGGAGCAACAGTCCTGCTGGCCTTTTTGTTATGATTGTGAAACATAACTTTCATATTTGCTTGACCATCCTTAAAATGGCAATTAGATCACAATATCGATTATAATGCCTTTCACGATATAATTCTTGTAAGATCGCATTATCGGCATGCATAGTTGATAGAGTTTTCTCTATCATGGCGCATCGATTGTTGCTTGTCCGCATAACCTTAATCGTGAAGTTATACGAAGCATAGCCGAGTCATAATCACTAACGAAGTGAAATCCTGGAATCGTATATTCATCCGGTCATACGAGCTTTCGGCCCAATAATTCTCTCCAGGCTTTCAAACCTTTGGCAGAGATTATCCCATAACTCTTTGGGATCCTCCACAAACAGAtattcaatttttaaattttcatgGAGATGATGCCTTAAGAACACTATTGCTTTTGCTTGTTCTTGTGAAGTAGAATTTCCATCTACTAAAATTGCATGCTCTAGTCCCTTGGCTTTTAAATTTGCTCTAGCATCCACCCTCCATTGAAGGTATTTTGTGCCATTATTATCAAGGATATCAAAGTCTCGTTTCGTCATATGTGCCATTTTCTGATTAACATATTTAACAATAAGTTAATAGTGATAAACTTAATTAGACGATATATGAAATTTACTTTACAAAAGTAATCACATGGAATGACAAGTCATAGTGGTCCGAGACGTCTGACCTTTACAAAAAGTCAAGAGTTCAAATCTTGATATAACAAAACTTATATGAATAAGATAAAAAGATACTGAGATCAAACCCTTTTATAGCGGTATGAGTTCTTTGTACATATATGGTATATAATATTGAAGTATAATATTTATACTCATTATAGACCCATATAAAACTTATGTCTTGTCATATTACCTTACAGAACAAATTTTGAAAGATAAATTTTGAACAATAAAAATGGCCAAACTCCATAAGATGTTACgtacaaaacaaaacaattaatACCCAAAAGAATTGTTTATGTATATGGTGGACCTATCACCTCCACTTTTCCTTAAAATATTGAATTGTTGCGAGAAACAAAAGTTTTAGGTGGTAGAGCACATGCTTTGAGTAGTGGGGTGGGTAGTAGACTAGTAGTATACTAGTACGCATGCTTTGAGGAAAAACCACAATTCCCTCACCTTTTGTCCTCTTCATGTTCCCCACcacctatatttttttttttttagtttttctcTATTACTTATACACTATCAGTTACGTtcatcatcatttttttttctctttttccttctgttAATATAGCATAAACTTCCTTCAAACATATTATCATCATGTTAATAATAACCCAAACATACAACGATATGTGATAAGAGTAACTTAACAAAAGGGTGATGAAAAGATAACAAGAAGTGTAAATATTTTACGGGCGACCGTAATTCCTTCTGCTCTATAAAATTTATATATAGAGTATTTTCAAGGTTGATCCGGTAATTTTAATAAAACCGGTTGTCGCCGCCGTCGCCGCCGCCAACACCACCTTATTATGCatcccttttttttttatatgcaCAACATGATGAGACGGTCCCGAATATCTTCCGGTCGATTTCGAACCTGGTTTTTCAACACTAGGCTCACTATTAAGGTCGATATTTTTCCGATCTTAACCTTTTTGTGCGGGAGGTGCAACACCATCCAACGGTCCCTCCGACGTGCGAATATTACGTGGTTGAGTACCACGAGCACGCGGTGGATTATCACAAAAggtaaattattatcttttatggtAAGATGTATATTAAGAAAAATATGTAActtaaaaacaaattaataccATTACACTGATGGTCCATTTTTTTTCGTAAAAATGATATATTGTGAACAAGTTacatatataatactccgtagttATGTTATTATAACAACTCAATACCTTGAACCTTTGAAGTTTTTGAGACTTTCGTGCTGATAACGTATTGTAATAATTGGTGTTTTAGCTCAGATAATTTCAGAGTTTGTAATGGTGTTGTCTCTTTTTCTTATTGAAATATGACAACCTATTTATACAGAGTAAAAGGAGCTGCTTAAGAAGATAAGTATGCAACTCTCATAAGTAATCTACCATTGCCGTATAATTTAAAAGTGCTACTGTTCATACACAATTACTTAGCATTATCTTACTGTTCATGGTGAAGTGGAGAGGTGAACTTTCACCTTACTTCTGGAAGTAATTATAACACTCCCCCTTGAATGTTCACCTTTCATGTATAGGATTGTGTGTTTTATACGCTTTCATAGACTACCTCATT from Silene latifolia isolate original U9 population chromosome 10, ASM4854445v1, whole genome shotgun sequence encodes:
- the LOC141608483 gene encoding uncharacterized protein LOC141608483, which produces MAHMTKRDFDILDNNGTKYLQWRVDARANLKAKGLEHTILVDENSTSQEQAKAIVFLRHHLHENLKIEYLFVEDPKELWDNLCQSDYDSAMLRITSRLRLCGQATTDAAMIEKTLSTMHADNAVLQELYRERHYNRYCDLIAILRMVKQI